A genomic segment from Armatimonadota bacterium encodes:
- the dprA gene encoding DNA polymerase yields MEEARLRALLRLAYLELPPRRLLPLLEHFENPEEVFAASRQELLRIEGMTDAVAERILNAPELPPQQWQRWMNSSARLITYRDDGYPSTLREIEDFPPLLFVRGSLQERDRFAVAIVGTRQPTAYGRAVAERLARELSRYGLTIVSGGARGIDTAAHTGALRAGGRTIAVLGSGIDVAYPPESAGLFARITAQGAVLSEYPPGTKPDAWRFPARNRLVSALSLGVLVVEAPNDSGALITATHALEQGKPVFAVPGNIDTAQSAGCHRLIKDGATLVDSVEDIVRGLGIAPEPPPERAAQMPALTPLQQQLLSILSLTPKHVDALADELNLPVAQINAELLLLEMHHLVRRQPGNTYVRVP; encoded by the coding sequence ATGGAGGAAGCTCGTCTACGCGCTCTGCTCCGGCTGGCGTACCTCGAGCTTCCTCCTCGCCGCTTATTGCCTCTGCTGGAGCATTTCGAAAACCCCGAAGAGGTCTTTGCCGCTTCCCGACAGGAGCTGCTGCGCATCGAAGGTATGACCGACGCCGTCGCCGAGCGCATTCTGAACGCTCCCGAACTCCCGCCGCAGCAATGGCAACGCTGGATGAACAGCTCCGCCCGCCTGATCACCTATCGCGACGACGGCTATCCCTCTACACTGCGCGAGATCGAGGACTTCCCGCCGCTGCTGTTCGTCCGGGGGAGCCTGCAGGAACGCGACCGCTTCGCGGTGGCTATCGTGGGCACGCGCCAACCGACTGCCTACGGACGCGCCGTCGCGGAGCGCCTCGCCCGTGAACTGAGCCGCTATGGACTGACCATCGTCAGCGGAGGCGCACGGGGTATCGATACCGCTGCCCACACCGGCGCTCTCCGGGCAGGTGGACGTACCATCGCCGTGCTGGGAAGCGGCATCGACGTCGCATACCCACCAGAATCTGCCGGACTGTTTGCACGCATCACCGCACAGGGCGCGGTGCTCTCCGAGTATCCCCCCGGCACCAAGCCCGACGCCTGGCGTTTCCCCGCACGCAACCGGCTGGTGAGTGCGCTCTCGCTGGGCGTGCTCGTGGTGGAAGCTCCGAACGACAGCGGTGCACTCATCACCGCCACCCATGCGCTGGAACAGGGCAAGCCCGTCTTTGCCGTGCCGGGCAACATCGACACCGCACAGAGCGCAGGATGCCACCGGCTGATTAAAGACGGCGCGACACTGGTGGACAGCGTGGAGGACATCGTGCGCGGGCTGGGTATCGCTCCCGAACCGCCGCCCGAACGCGCGGCGCAGATGCCCGCTCTCACCCCCCTGCAGCAGCAACTGCTGAGTATTCTCTCGCTCACGCCCAAGCATGTGGACGCGCTTGCGGACGAGCTGAACCTGCCCGTTGCCCAGATTAACGCCGAACTGCTCCTCCTGGAGATGCATCACCTCGTGCGACGACAACCCGGCAACACCTACGTTCGGGTACCATAA